Proteins from a genomic interval of Beijerinckia indica subsp. indica ATCC 9039:
- a CDS encoding DeoR/GlpR family DNA-binding transcription regulator, which yields MSSDSPVLKPRQATILELAQKKGFVSIDELTQTFNVTQQTIRRDINELCESGQLRRYHGGASPSSTVENKDYATRQILCLEEKRRIARAVAQVIPDHASLLINIGTTNEEVAKALCQHKGLHVITNNLNVASIMSSNPGFEVVIAGGIVRPRDRGIIGEATIEFIRQFKVDFGIIGISGIDEDGQLLDFDYREVQVARAIIDNARQVFLVADHTKFGRNAMVRLCHMSRIHALFTDKQPPTAISTILAESGGALYIAPAGS from the coding sequence ATGAGCAGCGACAGCCCGGTTCTCAAACCCCGGCAGGCAACAATTCTTGAACTGGCGCAAAAAAAGGGCTTCGTCTCCATCGACGAACTGACACAGACATTCAACGTCACGCAACAGACCATCCGCCGGGACATCAATGAACTTTGCGAAAGCGGCCAGCTACGCCGCTATCATGGTGGCGCGAGCCCCAGTTCAACCGTCGAAAACAAGGATTACGCAACCCGCCAGATCTTGTGCCTCGAAGAGAAGCGCCGCATTGCCCGGGCCGTCGCGCAAGTCATTCCTGATCACGCCTCGCTCTTGATCAATATTGGCACCACCAATGAAGAGGTGGCAAAGGCGCTTTGCCAACATAAAGGGCTGCATGTCATCACCAATAATCTGAATGTCGCCTCGATCATGAGCAGCAATCCCGGTTTTGAAGTCGTCATAGCGGGCGGGATAGTGAGGCCGCGCGACCGCGGCATCATTGGTGAGGCAACCATCGAATTCATCCGGCAATTCAAGGTCGATTTCGGAATTATCGGTATCTCCGGCATTGATGAGGACGGTCAATTGCTAGATTTCGACTATCGCGAAGTCCAAGTCGCCCGCGCCATCATCGATAATGCAAGACAGGTCTTTCTCGTCGCCGATCATACGAAATTCGGCCGCAACGCCATGGTGCGCCTGTGCCATATGTCACGCATCCATGCGCTCTTCACCGACAAACAGCCTCCCACCGCGATCAGCACCATTTTGGCCGAGAGCGGCGGCGCTTTATACATTGCTCCCGCTGGCTCTTGA
- a CDS encoding glycerol-3-phosphate dehydrogenase/oxidase encodes MDRQAALKALQAGETFDLLVVGGGATGCGVALDAASRGLKVALVERNDFAEGTSSKSTKLVHGGARYLELAIRRLDRVQFNLVRDGLRERAIFLKNAPHLAHRLALLSPLYRWFDVPYVFAGLYLYDRLAGKLGLGGSRLLSRAEALRRFPMLKAEGLKAAVLYYDGQFNDARMAVTLALTAVEQGAVIATRLDVVGLTHEKGKLRGATVHDRESRKSFEIKARAIINAGGPFADSLRLMADPETAPILTASSGIHIVLDRRFAPTETGLMIPETEDGRLLFVLPWQGHALIGTTDEPARIEENPQARQEAIDYLLRHVRKYFNMNVTEADLLSVWCGLRPLVSDPKAADTARLARDHIIEVSKSGLVTICGGKWTTYRKMAEQTVDHAIACFSLPTHSKCRTLDLPLVGARHFDAAGGAAALTSTFGLSPETAAHLHQAYGDRAKQVLGCVDTSAMKTLLHPLHPYLEAEVLYSARFEAALSAMDVLARRLPLALLDRQAAREAAPRVIAMLATELAWDEQRCANEAAEVEQRLSEAI; translated from the coding sequence ATGGACAGGCAGGCGGCTCTCAAAGCCCTTCAGGCCGGTGAGACATTTGATCTCCTGGTCGTGGGTGGTGGTGCGACAGGCTGTGGCGTGGCGCTTGATGCGGCCAGCCGCGGGCTGAAAGTGGCGCTGGTCGAACGCAATGATTTCGCTGAAGGGACCAGCAGCAAAAGCACCAAGCTGGTGCATGGTGGCGCCCGCTATCTGGAACTAGCGATCCGCCGGCTTGACCGCGTGCAGTTCAACCTGGTTCGCGATGGCCTGCGCGAACGCGCCATTTTCCTGAAAAATGCCCCCCATCTCGCCCATCGCCTGGCCCTTCTATCGCCGCTCTATCGCTGGTTCGATGTGCCTTATGTCTTCGCCGGCCTTTATCTCTATGATCGCCTGGCCGGAAAACTTGGCCTTGGTGGAAGCCGCCTCTTGAGCCGCGCCGAGGCCTTGCGCCGCTTTCCCATGCTGAAGGCTGAAGGCTTGAAAGCGGCTGTCCTCTATTATGATGGGCAATTCAATGATGCCCGCATGGCGGTGACATTGGCGCTGACTGCCGTGGAACAGGGCGCGGTGATTGCGACAAGGCTCGATGTGGTCGGTTTGACCCATGAGAAGGGCAAATTGAGGGGCGCGACGGTCCATGACCGGGAAAGCAGAAAAAGCTTTGAGATAAAAGCGCGCGCGATCATCAATGCGGGCGGCCCCTTCGCCGATTCCCTGCGTCTCATGGCCGATCCTGAAACCGCCCCCATACTCACCGCAAGTTCCGGCATTCATATTGTTCTGGACCGGCGTTTCGCACCGACTGAAACGGGGTTGATGATTCCAGAAACTGAAGATGGGCGTTTGTTGTTCGTGCTTCCCTGGCAGGGGCATGCCTTGATCGGCACCACTGATGAGCCAGCCAGAATCGAAGAAAATCCGCAGGCGCGCCAGGAGGCGATAGACTATCTGCTCCGGCACGTACGGAAATATTTCAACATGAATGTCACCGAAGCTGATCTTCTATCAGTCTGGTGCGGTCTGCGCCCGCTGGTCAGCGATCCCAAGGCGGCGGATACAGCCCGGCTTGCGCGCGATCATATTATCGAAGTGAGCAAGAGCGGCCTTGTGACGATTTGCGGCGGCAAATGGACGACATACCGCAAGATGGCCGAACAGACGGTCGATCATGCCATTGCCTGTTTCAGCCTGCCCACACACAGCAAATGCCGCACACTTGACTTGCCCTTGGTTGGTGCGCGCCATTTCGATGCTGCAGGCGGCGCTGCGGCGCTTACATCGACCTTTGGTCTTTCGCCCGAGACGGCGGCTCATCTGCATCAGGCCTATGGCGACAGGGCCAAACAGGTTTTGGGCTGCGTGGACACATCCGCGATGAAAACGCTGTTGCATCCGCTCCATCCCTATCTTGAAGCGGAAGTTCTCTATAGCGCGCGGTTTGAGGCGGCTCTTTCCGCCATGGATGTTCTGGCCCGGCGTCTGCCGCTGGCCTTGCTCGACCGCCAGGCGGCACGCGAAGCAGCCCCCCGCGTCATTGCCATGCTCGCCACTGAATTGGCCTGGGATGAACAGCGTTGCGCCAACGAGGCGGCCGAGGTCGAACAAAGGCTGAGTGAAGCCATTTGA
- a CDS encoding MIP/aquaporin family protein has translation MHATSIFLGEFLGTMILILLGDGVVANVLLEKSKGQNSGWMVIAAGWGFGVAIAVYISGWISGAHLNPAITIGFLLVGKVTPALVPAYFAGQFAGAIAGAVLVYLAYLPHWEKTKDGDLKLAVFCTAPAIRHSASNLLCELIGTAILVVGVLGIFNTNNGIGSGFGPYAVGILVFSIGLSLGGPTGYAINPARDLGPRIAHAILPITGKRDSDWNYAWIPVIGPLIGGGLGALLYYGFVGLL, from the coding sequence ATGCACGCTACATCTATATTTCTGGGTGAGTTCCTGGGCACTATGATCCTTATCCTGTTGGGTGATGGGGTCGTGGCCAATGTCCTGCTCGAAAAATCGAAAGGGCAGAATTCCGGCTGGATGGTCATTGCCGCCGGCTGGGGTTTTGGTGTCGCCATTGCCGTTTATATCTCCGGCTGGATCAGCGGCGCCCATCTCAACCCCGCCATTACAATCGGCTTCCTGCTGGTCGGCAAGGTGACACCCGCCTTGGTTCCTGCCTATTTCGCTGGCCAGTTCGCCGGCGCCATAGCAGGCGCTGTTCTGGTCTATTTGGCCTATCTGCCGCATTGGGAAAAAACGAAAGATGGGGATCTCAAGCTTGCTGTCTTCTGCACGGCTCCGGCGATCCGCCATTCCGCTTCAAATCTGCTCTGTGAATTGATCGGCACGGCCATTCTCGTCGTCGGTGTTTTGGGTATTTTCAATACCAATAATGGGATCGGCAGCGGTTTTGGCCCCTATGCCGTCGGTATTCTCGTCTTCAGCATTGGTCTCTCGCTTGGCGGTCCCACGGGTTATGCCATTAATCCCGCGCGCGACCTTGGGCCGCGCATTGCCCATGCCATTCTGCCGATTACAGGCAAGCGTGATTCAGATTGGAATTATGCCTGGATACCGGTTATCGGCCCTTTGATTGGCGGCGGTCTGGGGGCGCTGCTCTATTACGGTTTTGTTGGTCTTCTTTAA
- the glpK gene encoding glycerol kinase GlpK, which yields MTKYVAVIDQGTTSTRCMVFNKQGEIVAQHQLEHEQICPQAGWVEHDPLEIWERTKDVIHGSVAKAGLVAADIAAIGITNQRETTMIWNRKTGQPYGNAIVWQDTRTDIVCNQMSAEGGQNRFQAKTGLPLATYFSGPKIRWMLDHYPGLRQDAEKGEALFGNMDSWLIWKLTGGPGPAAVHVTDVTNASRTMLMNLKTLDWDEELLSAFAIPRAMLPSIRPSSDPEFYGFTRQDGPFGGEIPICGDLGDQQAATVGQVCFDAGEAKNTYGTGCFMLMNTGTEMVHSNHGLLTTVCYQFGHEKPHYALEGSVAIAGALVQWLRDRMRVINTAADIENLAKLVPDNGGMYFVPAFSGLFAPYWRSEARGLIIGMTRFINRGHFARASLEAAAYQTREVVDAMQADSNVSLKVLKVDGGMTANDLLMQIQADVLGVPVVRPKVAESTALGAAYAAGLAIGYWKNSDDLCQNWGVDKSWKPSGDDTLRTKNYAMWKKAVTRTFDWLDESA from the coding sequence GTGACGAAATATGTTGCCGTGATCGATCAGGGCACAACCAGCACACGCTGCATGGTTTTCAACAAACAGGGTGAAATTGTCGCCCAGCATCAATTGGAACATGAACAGATCTGTCCGCAAGCCGGCTGGGTCGAACATGATCCGCTGGAAATCTGGGAACGGACCAAGGATGTCATCCATGGATCTGTCGCCAAGGCCGGGCTGGTTGCCGCCGATATAGCGGCCATCGGCATTACCAACCAGCGTGAAACGACGATGATCTGGAATCGCAAGACCGGCCAGCCCTATGGCAATGCCATTGTCTGGCAGGATACGCGCACGGATATCGTGTGCAACCAGATGTCTGCCGAGGGCGGCCAGAACCGTTTCCAGGCCAAGACGGGCCTGCCGCTCGCCACTTATTTTTCAGGGCCGAAGATCCGCTGGATGCTCGATCATTATCCGGGCCTGCGCCAGGATGCGGAAAAGGGCGAGGCTCTATTCGGCAATATGGATTCCTGGCTGATCTGGAAATTGACCGGAGGGCCTGGGCCTGCGGCCGTGCATGTGACGGATGTGACCAATGCTTCCCGGACCATGCTGATGAATCTCAAAACGCTCGATTGGGATGAGGAATTGCTGTCGGCCTTCGCTATTCCGCGCGCCATGCTGCCGAGCATACGGCCGTCTTCAGATCCTGAATTCTATGGCTTCACCCGCCAGGATGGCCCTTTTGGCGGTGAAATCCCGATCTGCGGCGATCTTGGCGATCAGCAGGCGGCGACGGTCGGACAAGTCTGTTTCGATGCGGGAGAAGCCAAAAATACCTATGGCACCGGCTGTTTCATGCTCATGAATACGGGCACGGAAATGGTCCATTCGAACCATGGGCTCTTGACGACGGTCTGTTATCAATTCGGCCATGAGAAGCCGCATTATGCACTGGAAGGCTCGGTGGCGATTGCCGGCGCCCTGGTCCAATGGCTGCGCGATCGTATGCGCGTTATCAATACGGCGGCCGATATCGAAAACCTGGCCAAACTCGTTCCCGATAATGGCGGCATGTATTTCGTGCCGGCCTTTTCCGGGCTTTTCGCTCCCTATTGGCGCAGCGAGGCGCGCGGCCTCATCATCGGCATGACCCGTTTCATCAATCGCGGCCATTTTGCCCGCGCGAGCCTGGAAGCCGCTGCCTACCAGACCCGCGAAGTGGTGGATGCCATGCAGGCTGACTCCAATGTCTCGCTGAAAGTCTTGAAAGTCGATGGCGGGATGACCGCCAATGATCTTTTGATGCAGATCCAGGCTGATGTTCTGGGTGTGCCAGTGGTGCGGCCGAAAGTGGCGGAAAGCACGGCTCTTGGGGCCGCCTATGCGGCTGGCCTTGCCATTGGCTATTGGAAGAATAGTGACGACCTGTGCCAGAATTGGGGTGTCGACAAGAGTTGGAAGCCCTCGGGTGATGATACTTTGCGCACTAAAAATTACGCCATGTGGAAAAAGGCCGTGACCCGCACCTTCGACTGGCTCGATGAGAGCGCGTGA
- a CDS encoding Ku protein yields MTPRANWKGLLKIAEVTCQVALYTAVSTSERIAFHTLNRATGHRVQRRFIDSETGSPVEKADQVKGYETGSRDYVILEPEEIAEAIPETDKILSVSAFIRCDDIDDIYFDKPYYLAPADPHSEESYAVIHEGLRTKNVAALAQTVLFRRLRTVLIRVQGRGMIATTLNFDYEVLPAGKAFEDIPTLKVEGEMVELAEHIIQKKIGHFNPAEFDDRYEAGLAELVKAKLEGKEIQAPRKPQRGKVIDLMTALRDSAALVAKKAASSSSGKSKATAPKEKATPRRRKAS; encoded by the coding sequence TTGACACCGAGAGCGAACTGGAAAGGCCTTCTCAAGATCGCCGAGGTCACCTGCCAGGTCGCCCTCTATACCGCGGTTTCGACATCCGAGCGTATCGCTTTCCACACTCTTAATCGGGCGACCGGCCATCGTGTCCAACGTCGTTTCATCGATAGCGAGACCGGTAGCCCTGTCGAGAAAGCCGATCAAGTCAAAGGTTATGAAACCGGCTCTCGAGACTATGTGATTTTAGAACCTGAGGAGATTGCTGAAGCGATACCGGAAACCGACAAGATCTTGTCGGTTTCCGCATTCATCCGCTGCGATGATATTGACGACATCTATTTTGACAAACCCTATTATCTTGCTCCAGCCGATCCCCATAGCGAGGAAAGCTATGCGGTGATCCATGAAGGCTTGCGGACAAAGAACGTTGCCGCACTCGCGCAGACGGTTCTTTTTCGCCGCTTGCGCACGGTCCTGATCCGCGTGCAGGGGCGTGGGATGATCGCGACCACTCTCAATTTCGACTATGAGGTTCTTCCCGCCGGCAAGGCTTTCGAAGACATCCCCACGCTGAAGGTTGAAGGCGAGATGGTGGAACTGGCGGAGCATATTATCCAGAAGAAAATAGGCCATTTCAATCCAGCGGAATTTGACGATCGCTACGAGGCGGGCCTCGCTGAACTCGTGAAGGCAAAGCTCGAAGGAAAGGAGATTCAGGCGCCGAGGAAGCCACAACGCGGGAAAGTCATCGATCTCATGACGGCCTTGCGGGACAGTGCGGCCTTGGTGGCGAAAAAAGCCGCCTCATCGTCTTCTGGCAAGTCGAAAGCGACGGCCCCAAAGGAAAAGGCCACGCCTCGTCGACGCAAGGCGAGTTAA
- the ligD gene encoding DNA ligase D, with protein MAALDTHHQKRAKASPFLDSLAIQGAKKASLPEFVEPMLASLLTAPPAGKDWIHEIKFDGYRLQARIEAGRVKLLTRRGLDWTQKFGPKIVTILQALPVETALIDGELVVENSSGVSDFSALQAALSEGQFDRFLFYAFDLLYLDGYDLCDLSLSKRRDMLEHLVGSDAGPLRMSQRFEEEGRLVLQHACRLGLEGIISKRKESVYRSGRGKDWIKSKCSARQEFVIAGYVPSSTSRKAIGSLVLGVYDGDRLDYVGRVGTGFTMAIAEDLFRKLEAMQIDKRPFAKPLASAEARHVRYVHPELVAEIEFSGWTADERLRHASFQGLREDKDAREVVREGSRSLTFTAKPQRRRAVFTHSDRIYWPDEGVTKEGLADYYTEVWRFIAPFIVGRPLALLRCPDGITGPQFFQKHAWKKVYSHLVLVNDPKEKSEPLLALHDLDGLLELVQSAVLEIHPWQSTLTDWERPDRIIMDLDPGEGVPWEMVIAAAEEMRDRLQEVGLAAFVKTSGGKGLHVVSPLKPLATWPMVKTFTKTLADAMAADNPDRFISTSTKSKRQGKIFIDYLRNQRGMTAVAAYSTRARPGASVSVPLDWKELSPNIGPAYFTVENTPIRLAALTGDPWAEFQAAAVALEEPRSTRRRHG; from the coding sequence ATGGCCGCTCTCGACACCCATCACCAGAAACGCGCGAAAGCATCACCCTTTTTAGATTCTCTCGCCATCCAGGGAGCAAAAAAGGCCTCGCTGCCCGAATTTGTCGAGCCGATGCTGGCGAGCCTCTTAACGGCCCCACCCGCTGGAAAAGACTGGATTCATGAAATCAAATTCGACGGCTATCGCCTGCAGGCACGGATCGAAGCCGGTCGCGTCAAACTGTTGACCCGTCGTGGACTGGATTGGACGCAGAAGTTCGGCCCAAAGATCGTGACTATCTTGCAGGCTTTGCCCGTGGAAACAGCTTTGATCGATGGCGAACTCGTGGTCGAGAACAGCTCCGGTGTCTCTGACTTTTCCGCGCTGCAGGCGGCCTTAAGTGAGGGGCAGTTTGATCGCTTTCTCTTTTATGCTTTCGATCTGCTTTATCTCGATGGCTATGATCTGTGTGATTTGTCACTAAGCAAACGCCGGGACATGCTCGAACATCTTGTCGGCAGCGACGCTGGTCCTCTCCGCATGAGCCAACGCTTTGAAGAAGAGGGCCGTCTGGTCCTGCAGCATGCGTGTCGTCTCGGTCTCGAAGGCATCATCTCCAAGCGGAAGGAGAGTGTCTACCGATCCGGACGTGGCAAGGATTGGATCAAATCGAAATGTTCGGCGCGTCAGGAATTCGTCATCGCCGGTTATGTGCCCTCTTCCACGTCCCGCAAGGCGATCGGTTCGCTTGTGCTCGGCGTCTATGACGGAGACAGGCTTGATTATGTTGGCCGGGTCGGAACAGGTTTTACAATGGCCATCGCCGAGGATCTCTTTCGCAAGCTCGAGGCGATGCAGATCGACAAAAGGCCTTTCGCGAAACCTCTGGCTTCGGCCGAAGCGCGTCATGTGCGCTATGTCCATCCCGAGCTTGTTGCGGAGATTGAATTTTCTGGATGGACCGCTGACGAACGTCTTCGGCACGCTTCGTTTCAAGGGCTGAGGGAAGACAAAGATGCTCGGGAGGTTGTGCGCGAGGGGTCAAGGAGCCTAACCTTCACGGCAAAGCCACAACGACGCCGGGCCGTATTCACGCATTCAGACCGTATCTATTGGCCGGATGAGGGTGTGACCAAGGAAGGCCTGGCGGATTATTATACGGAGGTCTGGCGGTTCATCGCTCCCTTTATCGTTGGGCGCCCTTTGGCTCTGCTTCGTTGTCCGGATGGCATTACTGGACCGCAATTCTTTCAAAAACATGCCTGGAAGAAGGTCTATTCCCATCTGGTTCTGGTCAACGATCCTAAAGAGAAATCGGAGCCTCTCCTCGCACTTCATGATCTCGATGGTTTACTCGAGCTTGTGCAATCAGCTGTCCTGGAGATTCATCCCTGGCAATCCACCCTTACTGACTGGGAACGGCCGGATCGAATCATCATGGATCTTGACCCTGGTGAAGGCGTTCCATGGGAAATGGTTATCGCGGCCGCCGAGGAGATGCGTGATCGTTTACAGGAAGTTGGCCTCGCGGCCTTTGTCAAAACATCGGGTGGCAAAGGCTTGCATGTCGTCTCGCCTCTAAAACCGCTGGCGACTTGGCCCATGGTGAAGACTTTCACCAAAACCCTGGCTGATGCCATGGCCGCTGACAATCCTGACCGTTTCATCTCAACGAGCACCAAGAGCAAGCGGCAAGGCAAGATTTTCATCGATTATCTGCGCAATCAACGAGGGATGACCGCTGTTGCTGCTTATTCGACCAGGGCGCGGCCTGGAGCTTCTGTGTCGGTGCCTTTGGACTGGAAGGAGTTGAGCCCAAATATCGGACCAGCCTATTTTACGGTGGAGAATACACCGATCCGCTTGGCTGCACTCACGGGAGATCCATGGGCGGAGTTTCAGGCGGCTGCGGTTGCTCTCGAAGAGCCAAGATCGACGAGACGCCGACATGGCTAG
- a CDS encoding Ku protein, protein MAPRAFWEGYLKLSLVTCAVAMTPAISEREKVRFHTLNRKTGHRILSQYVDAETGKPVEEADEVKGYQRGENDYVMLEDAEIDAVRLESTHTIDIDMFVPHDSVGLIWYDRPHYLIPNDTVGEEAFCVIRDAMTSTNMVGMSRLVLYRRERAVMLEPRDKGIILWTLHYGDEVRREEDYFEGIKDSRPDPKVMTLVETLIDERTKPWDPAMVTDPVQDRLLEIIASKKKGKKPIKPKAVAEAPSNVINIMDALRHSLASESKSPKKD, encoded by the coding sequence ATGGCTCCGCGCGCATTTTGGGAAGGCTACCTGAAACTTTCTCTCGTGACCTGTGCGGTTGCGATGACGCCGGCAATATCCGAGCGTGAGAAGGTACGTTTTCACACACTCAATCGCAAGACCGGTCACCGGATTCTCAGTCAATATGTCGATGCAGAGACTGGAAAGCCTGTTGAGGAAGCCGATGAGGTCAAGGGTTATCAACGGGGTGAAAATGATTATGTCATGCTTGAGGATGCTGAAATAGATGCTGTCCGGCTGGAGAGCACGCATACTATCGATATTGATATGTTTGTTCCTCATGATAGTGTCGGGTTAATCTGGTATGATAGACCCCATTACCTGATACCCAATGATACTGTTGGGGAAGAGGCTTTTTGCGTCATCCGTGATGCCATGACATCGACCAATATGGTTGGAATGTCACGCTTGGTCCTTTATCGCCGGGAACGCGCGGTCATGCTCGAACCCCGTGATAAAGGGATCATTCTCTGGACCTTGCATTACGGGGATGAGGTGCGCCGCGAGGAGGATTATTTCGAGGGCATCAAGGACAGTAGGCCTGATCCAAAAGTGATGACGCTCGTCGAGACATTGATCGATGAACGGACCAAGCCCTGGGATCCCGCCATGGTCACTGATCCCGTACAAGATCGCCTGCTGGAGATTATCGCGTCTAAAAAGAAGGGCAAGAAACCCATCAAGCCCAAAGCCGTGGCCGAAGCGCCGAGCAATGTCATCAATATCATGGACGCCTTGCGTCACAGTCTGGCTTCGGAAAGCAAATCGCCGAAGAAGGATTAG
- a CDS encoding Fic/DOC family protein produces MPNYIYADGDTLKNKFGLTTRAALAGQETRHVAMRAVELAAGFGPQGSFDGAHLKAIHAYLYQDVYEWAGHTRDEPMTLSDGTIARESSMETPGGREFMIGRFIPLALDQMATNLAPIESWRALTREDFAGKAAAIMADLCTLHPFRAGNEPTLRMFMRQLAEACGHTFDFSVVSREGMKQAEISAYELDDFTVMRRLFLEISDPARIKLLRQGIALLESEGFDWNDYYLITADPGVPTMVTMNRIVGDLFFCKLPLEMVVGWTADLPEPQPEAGVEFAYVPSKGVE; encoded by the coding sequence ATGCCCAATTACATTTATGCCGATGGCGATACGCTCAAGAATAAATTCGGCCTCACGACGCGTGCCGCCTTGGCCGGACAGGAAACCCGCCATGTCGCCATGCGCGCCGTGGAATTGGCGGCCGGTTTCGGCCCTCAAGGCAGTTTCGACGGCGCCCATCTGAAGGCGATCCACGCGTATCTCTACCAAGATGTTTATGAATGGGCCGGCCACACGCGCGACGAGCCAATGACCTTGTCCGATGGCACGATTGCCCGCGAATCCAGCATGGAAACACCAGGCGGCCGGGAATTCATGATCGGCCGTTTCATTCCCCTCGCGCTCGATCAGATGGCGACCAATCTCGCCCCCATCGAAAGCTGGCGCGCGCTGACGCGCGAGGATTTCGCGGGCAAGGCGGCAGCGATCATGGCCGATCTTTGCACGCTTCACCCTTTCCGCGCCGGCAATGAACCGACCTTGCGCATGTTCATGCGCCAACTCGCTGAGGCTTGCGGCCACACGTTCGATTTCTCCGTGGTCTCGCGCGAGGGCATGAAACAGGCGGAAATCTCAGCCTATGAACTTGACGATTTCACCGTCATGCGGAGGCTTTTCCTCGAAATCAGCGATCCGGCGCGCATCAAGCTTTTGCGGCAAGGCATCGCCCTTCTCGAAAGCGAAGGCTTCGACTGGAACGATTATTATCTCATCACCGCCGATCCCGGCGTTCCAACCATGGTGACGATGAACCGAATCGTGGGCGACCTGTTTTTCTGCAAGCTCCCCTTGGAAATGGTGGTGGGCTGGACAGCGGACCTGCCTGAGCCTCAGCCCGAGGCCGGTGTCGAATTCGCCTATGTCCCCAGCAAGGGCGTTGAATAA
- the cobO gene encoding cob(I)yrinic acid a,c-diamide adenosyltransferase yields MPRTLEEEAEHHRAKMAKRKAVQDAEVASKPILEKGLLIVHSGPGKGKSTAAFGLVLRALGHGWPIGVVQFIKGAWETGERRALSRFEDLVSWHTMGEGFTWETQDKERDKAAAGAAWEKARELMARPDLRLLVLDELNIALRYDYLALDEILSVLTHRRPDLHVVVTGRNAKPDLIAAADLVTEMGLVKHPFAAGVRAQAGIEF; encoded by the coding sequence TTGCCGCGCACGCTGGAAGAAGAGGCCGAACATCACCGCGCCAAAATGGCCAAACGCAAGGCGGTGCAGGATGCCGAGGTGGCGAGCAAGCCGATCCTCGAAAAAGGCCTGCTCATTGTTCATTCCGGTCCTGGCAAGGGGAAATCGACGGCCGCTTTCGGGCTCGTCCTGCGTGCTCTCGGCCATGGTTGGCCGATTGGCGTCGTGCAATTCATCAAGGGCGCCTGGGAGACGGGGGAGCGCCGGGCTCTTTCACGTTTCGAAGATCTCGTTTCCTGGCATACGATGGGGGAGGGGTTTACCTGGGAGACGCAGGATAAGGAACGCGACAAGGCCGCGGCTGGAGCGGCCTGGGAGAAAGCCCGCGAACTCATGGCGCGTCCGGACCTGCGGCTTCTCGTGCTCGATGAATTGAACATCGCTCTGCGCTATGACTATCTCGCGCTTGATGAAATCCTCTCTGTCCTGACCCATCGGCGGCCGGATCTGCATGTCGTTGTAACGGGGCGCAATGCCAAGCCGGATCTCATAGCCGCCGCCGATCTCGTGACCGAAATGGGGCTTGTCAAACATCCTTTTGCGGCGGGGGTTCGGGCTCAGGCCGGCATTGAGTTTTGA